In the genome of Halapricum salinum, one region contains:
- the trpG gene encoding anthranilate synthase component II: MSASETDPESRPDAADLQVLFVDNFDSFTYNLVEYVSEHAETEVLRNTASLADVRAVDPDAIVVSPGPGHPKNDRDVGVTMDVLREISPEVPTLGVCLGLEAAVYEYGGSVGRAPEPIHGKAFPIDHDGQGVFAGLEQGFQGGRYHSLVATEVPDCFEVTATTDAETDGVPASEASGGSSDSGESNGETVELVMGIRHREYPIEAVQFHPESVLTAVGHDVIRNFLATV; this comes from the coding sequence ATGAGCGCGAGCGAGACCGACCCCGAAAGTCGGCCCGACGCCGCGGACCTGCAGGTGCTGTTCGTGGACAACTTCGACTCGTTCACCTACAACCTCGTCGAGTACGTCAGCGAGCACGCCGAGACCGAGGTGCTGCGGAACACCGCGTCCCTGGCGGACGTCCGTGCAGTCGACCCCGACGCCATCGTCGTCTCGCCAGGGCCGGGCCATCCCAAGAACGACCGGGACGTCGGCGTGACGATGGACGTTCTCCGGGAGATCAGTCCCGAGGTGCCGACGCTGGGCGTCTGTCTCGGACTGGAGGCCGCCGTCTACGAGTACGGCGGCAGCGTGGGGCGAGCACCCGAACCGATCCACGGTAAAGCGTTCCCGATCGACCACGACGGGCAGGGCGTCTTCGCCGGCCTCGAACAGGGATTCCAGGGCGGGCGCTACCACTCGCTCGTGGCGACCGAGGTACCCGACTGTTTCGAGGTCACGGCGACCACCGACGCCGAGACCGACGGCGTTCCCGCGAGCGAAGCGAGCGGGGGCTCGTCGGACTCCGGAGAGTCCAACGGTGAAACCGTCGAACTCGTGATGGGGATTCGCCACCGCGAGTACCCCATCGAGGCGGTCCAGTTTCACCCCGAATCCGTGCTGACTGCAGTCGGCCACGACGTGATCCGGAACTTCCTCGCGACCGTCTGA
- the trpE gene encoding anthranilate synthase component I, whose translation MTGLDTAREAFVDLASGGRPAVVRTEAELDVDVDPLDAYAALTGRTTDLADGEYTFLLESAEKVASSDPDGAFAPEPDDRHARYSFVGYDPVGVVTVDEEATVEVFDDRYADFFEPNGGDVLDSLRACLPDADLRGFSDHDRQLLEGGLVGFLAYDAVYDLWLDEVGLDRPGSRFPDAQFVLTTKTLVFDHAEGTVSLVCTPLLGPDHDAGERYDELQTEIERVADLLDSAADPATGGFEQVHETAGPKADYEEAVRSAKESVLDGDIYQGVISRKRELYGEVDPLGFYDSLRSINPSPYMYLLDYDGRTVVGASPETLVSVGGDHVMVNPIAGTCPRGNSPVEDRRLAGEMLADGKERAEHTMLVDLGRNDVRRVAKPGSVRVQEFMNVLKYSHVQHIESTVTGTMAPDCDAFDAARATFPAGTLSGAPKIRAMEIIDDLELSPRGLYGGGVGYFSWDGDADFAIVIRSAMIEHDAPLPEAAGTAGSSTADRITVQAGAGIVADSVPESEYEETENKMRGVLDALDAIRDDIEREEVSP comes from the coding sequence ATGACGGGACTGGACACCGCCCGTGAGGCGTTCGTCGACCTCGCCAGCGGTGGCCGGCCCGCGGTCGTCCGGACCGAGGCTGAGCTCGACGTCGACGTCGACCCACTCGATGCGTATGCCGCGTTGACGGGCCGGACGACCGATCTCGCGGACGGCGAGTACACCTTTCTGCTGGAGAGCGCCGAGAAGGTCGCCTCCAGCGATCCCGACGGGGCGTTCGCCCCCGAACCGGACGACCGGCACGCCCGCTACTCGTTCGTCGGCTACGACCCAGTCGGCGTCGTCACCGTCGACGAGGAAGCGACGGTCGAGGTCTTCGACGACCGCTACGCCGACTTTTTCGAACCCAACGGTGGCGACGTTCTGGATTCGCTCCGGGCCTGCCTGCCGGACGCCGATCTGCGAGGCTTCTCGGATCACGACCGCCAGCTGCTGGAGGGCGGGCTCGTCGGCTTTCTCGCCTACGACGCGGTCTACGATCTCTGGCTCGACGAAGTGGGGCTGGACCGCCCCGGTTCGAGATTTCCGGACGCCCAGTTCGTCCTCACGACGAAGACGCTCGTGTTCGACCACGCCGAGGGGACCGTCTCGCTGGTCTGCACACCGCTTCTGGGTCCCGACCACGACGCGGGCGAGCGATACGACGAACTCCAGACGGAGATTGAACGGGTCGCGGATCTGCTCGACTCGGCTGCGGACCCCGCTACTGGCGGCTTCGAGCAGGTCCACGAGACGGCCGGGCCGAAAGCCGACTACGAGGAGGCGGTCCGGTCGGCCAAGGAGTCCGTCCTCGATGGCGACATCTATCAGGGCGTCATCTCCCGGAAGCGCGAACTCTACGGCGAGGTCGACCCGCTCGGGTTCTACGACTCGCTGCGGTCGATCAACCCCTCGCCGTACATGTACCTGCTCGACTACGACGGCCGGACTGTCGTTGGGGCCAGCCCCGAGACGCTCGTCTCCGTGGGCGGCGATCACGTGATGGTCAATCCGATCGCTGGCACGTGCCCGCGCGGAAACAGCCCGGTCGAGGACCGCCGGCTCGCCGGCGAGATGCTCGCCGACGGCAAGGAACGTGCCGAGCACACGATGCTGGTCGACCTCGGGCGGAACGACGTTCGCCGGGTCGCAAAGCCGGGGAGTGTCCGGGTACAGGAGTTCATGAACGTCCTCAAGTACAGCCACGTCCAGCACATCGAGTCGACGGTGACGGGGACGATGGCTCCTGACTGTGACGCCTTCGACGCGGCGCGGGCGACGTTCCCGGCCGGGACGCTCTCGGGTGCGCCGAAGATTCGCGCGATGGAGATCATCGACGACCTCGAACTCTCGCCGCGCGGACTCTACGGCGGTGGCGTCGGCTACTTCTCCTGGGACGGCGACGCCGACTTCGCGATCGTGATCCGCTCGGCGATGATCGAACACGACGCACCGCTGCCCGAGGCGGCTGGCACGGCGGGGTCCAGCACGGCCGATCGGATCACCGTCCAGGCCGGTGCCGGGATCGTCGCCGACTCCGTGCCCGAGAGCGAGTACGAGGAGACCGAGAACAAGATGCGCGGGGTGCTGGACGCGCTCGACGCGATCCGCGACGACATCGAGCGCGAGGAGGTGTCCCCATGA